One Brassica napus cultivar Da-Ae chromosome A5, Da-Ae, whole genome shotgun sequence DNA window includes the following coding sequences:
- the LOC111206768 gene encoding uncharacterized protein LOC111206768 isoform X1 has product MGDSVPLKLALPELKYPIGSQPKEKSAINQYSGSDYISIVKSILKPDEMIRVRGSFLGPIMKLSERGLKLSAKIVYAILTRSIVSVKENEAWFHFGAQPMRFSIREFHMMTGLKCSGALEGPRRETERFNWELLKGRSHKLSDVVDQLRNTREDASEERVCLAMLILVESILLRKSKGGSFPLEYAKNAQDMTYPWGKEAYIVLLKSIQNAVANHLENKSKFELQGYPLVFLLWILESIPLLRNKFSKCVPTVEVPGPTYLCEKYTEIENPSLDRVLQVEADTKLKVHCILPSIPHDPEDDISIEDKYSDELETVKDVTKKGYKITADDWENRCVDTFDTLDALIQMMANKETGQASTPIDEDSVNEKVNRIITVMEENLKSMKDRMSLLEEENIHLRARVSELEGNSNVFPTNVTQKRSSGTPLSPMSHTQPSSGTPLSPMSHTQPSSETPLSPMSQQPNLTHEETMIESAASPKSQQNEDYTQSSSETPLSPMSQQPNLTNEDTMNESDDETPALDTQVFSPNLTKEKETETSTGERPSNPNQDGKPDDEIVREKLTSESPASQSQVLQKETVEMNETPSSPIAPKSIETPVYTPSQTQQIEREPSDDTPALDTQVFTPNLTKERETQTSTDETPPKTNQGEGKPDDEIVIESPAAQTQVLQKETLEMNETPSSPISPKSIEAQVFTPIQKQQTVTEETYEATQPLTEIISANNKKEDTHAVHYRPSSPLSSLIALVIEENKNALSETETATQYFSTSEGEHSQSSRKNQAEEYLKDTTEPTTELVSTDVSKTQPLTPQTQHLQTSEGDQSDETPSEQNQAEENLKDTTEPTTELVSTYVSKMPPITQQTEHLQTSAIDFSEKNEVEVSRLLAHFQIGAEVEILSTDDEIWYPGKVVDLKLCEGLEELTVEYTTLFTDQHRLQKLQDTITADKIRPATPTSDQKSFEMMDKVEAFYNNGWSSGQISMVLGDNTYSVCLYTSMETILFKHSDLRIHREWKDGVWKMADKVKPDKKRKAAASSQNSGMDNVFLRRSERVPKRSRDTKTPFKSDRNPALTVIPEIIPAVDPFSTPAEHKLSRLQNWMTLKPGMHETSLSINDNKIRKSFFQSMENAKKDLKKEHIDGAFAMLNCRRNENAAWFHNYKIPKACFLPMEFLHCLLSDDLAYKKEKVKGKKIFNDLFKDTVRGKVYPEKTWGEDVDVVYGITLGKKSNVWIGMEIHLKKKRITVYDCFQKESNSIDIPQVKKLAVLISNLLVESSGDEVDKVKMIPFEIEQAQGLPKTKHPFNCGIFLVKILECQSLKIGDMTKINDDNALELRRTLSCEIFNQFVDESFGK; this is encoded by the exons atgggAGATTCAGTACCTCTAAAACTAGCACTGCCAGAGCTGAAGTATCCTATTGGTTCACAGCCAAAGGAAAAGTCAGCAATCAACCAATACTCTGGTTCAGATTATATCTCTATTGTCAAAAGCATCCTAAAACCAGATGAGATGATAAGAGTCCGAGGATCATTTCTGGGACCTATAATGAAGCTCAGTGAGAGAGGATTGAAGTTATCAGCAAAGATAGTCTACGCCATTCTCACTAGAAGCATCGTTTCTGTCAAGGAGAATGAAGCCTGGTTCCATTTCGGTGCGCAGCCAATGAGGTTCTCTATAAGAGAATTTCATATGATGACAGGCTTGAAATGTAGTGGTGCATTAGAAGGACCACGAAGGGAAACCGAGAGATTTAATTGGGAATTGCTAAAGGGGCGTAGTCATAAGTTAAGTGACGTGGTGGACCAGCtcagaaacacaagagaagatgcTTCTGAGGAGAGAGTATGCCTCGCAATGCTCATCCTGGTAGAGAGCATATTATTGCGGAAGAGCAAAGGAGGGAGTTTTCCTTTGGAATATGCGAAAAATGCACAGGATATGACATATCCATGGGGAAAAGAGGCTTACATTGTGCTCCTGAAGTCAATTCAAAACGCTGTCGCGAATCATTTGGAGAATAAATCCAAATTTGagttgcaaggttatcctctagTATTCCTTCTTTGGATACTAGAGTCGATTCCTTTGCTAAGGAATAAGTTCAGTAAGTGTGTACCAACAGTTGAGGTTCCTGGGCCGACTTACTTGTGTGAAAAATACACTGAGATAGAGAATCCATCACTTGATAGGGTTTTACAGGTTGAAGCTGATACAAAG CTGAAGGTCCATTGCATACTACCTTCTATTCCTCATGATCCAGAAGATGATATCTCCATTGAAGACAAATATAGTGACGAGTTGGaaacagtgaaagatgtaaCAAAGAAAGGGTACAAGATTACAGCCGATGACTGGGAAAATAGGTGTGTAGACACATTTGACACATTGGATGCTCTTATTCAAATGATGGCAAATAAGGAGACTGGCCAAGCTTCTACTCCGATTGATGAGGATTCAGtaaatgaaaaagtgaacaggatCATCACGGTAATGGAGGAGAATCTGAAGAGCATGAAGGATCGAATGTCATTActggaagaagaaaacatacaTCTTAGAGCTCGTGTGTCAGAGTTGGAAGGAAACAGCAATGTTTTTCCCACTAACGTGACACAAAAG CGATCCAGTGGgacacctttatctccaatgtctcacaCGCAACCATCCAGTGGgacacctttatctccaatgtctcacacgcaaccatcgagtgagacacctttatctccaatgtctcaacagcctaatttgacacatgag GAGACAATGATTGAATCAGCTGCATCTCCAAAGTCTCAACAAAATGAG GATTACACGCAATCATCGAGTGAGacgcctttatctccaatgtctcaacagcctaatttgacaaatgag GACACAATGAATGAATCAGATGATGAAACTCCTGCCCTTGATACTCAAGTATTCTCTCCTAATCTGACaaaagag AAAGAAACAGAAACGTCTACCGGTGAGAGGCCATCCAATCCTAATCAAGATGGAAAACCAGATGATGAG attgtgaGAGAGAAATTAACAAGTGAGTCACCTGCTAGTCAGAGTCAAGTTTTGCAGAAAGAAACAGTAGAAATGAATGagacaccttcttctccaataGCTCCAAAGAGTATTGAAACTCCCGTTTATACTCCAAGTCAGACTCAGCAG ATTGAGAGAGAGCCATCGGATGACACGCCTGCCCTTGATACTCAAGTTTTTACTCCTAATCTGACaaaagag AGGGAAACACAAACCTCTACTGATGAAACGCcacccaaaactaatcaaggagaaggaaaaccagatgatgag ATTGTGATTGAGTCACCTGCTGCTCAGACTCAAGTTTTGCAAAAAGAAACACTGGAAATGAATGagacaccttcttctccaatatCTCCAAAGAGTATTGAGGCTCAAGTTTTTACTCCAATTCAGAAACAGCAg aCGGTAACAGAGGAAACGTATGAGGCTACACAGCCATTGACTGAGATCATTTCAGCAAACAATAAAAAG GAGGATACACATGCTGTGCATTACAGACCTTCCTCTCCATTGTCTTCACTAATTGCACTAGTtattgaagaaaataagaatgctttg AGTGAGACAGAAACTGCGACCCAATATTTTTCTACAAGTGAAGGAGAGCATTCACAATCAAGCAGAAAGAATCAAGCGGAAGAATATCTCAAGGATACTACAGAACCTACTACTGAGCTAGTTTCCACAGATGTTTCGAAGACACAGCCTCTTACTCCGCAAACACAGCACCTTCAGACAAGTGAGGGAGATCAATCCGATGAGACACCATCAGAGCAGAATCAAGCAGAAGAAAATCTCAAGGATACTACAGAACCTACTACTGAGCTAGTTTCCACATATGTTTCGAAGATGCCGCCTATTACTCAGCAAACAGAGCATCTTCAGACAAGTGCTAtagatttttcagaaaaaaacgaG GTTGAAGTAAGCAGGCTTCTAGCTCACTTTCAAATAGGCGCAGAGGTTGAAATTTTGTCTACTGATGACGAAATATGGTATCCAGGAAAGGTTGTTGATCTTAAACTGTGTGAAGGACTAGAGGAGCTGACAGTTGAGTACACGACACTCTTCACAGACCAACATAGACTTCAGAAACTTCAGGATACTATCACGGCTGACAAAATACGTCCTGCAACACCAACTAGTGACCAAAAATCCTTTGAGATGATGGATAAGGTAGAAGCCTTCTACAACAATGGCTGGAGCAGCGGACAAATTAGCATGGTACTTGGTGATAACACATACTCGGTGTGTCTCTATACTTCTATGGAAACTATTCTATTCAAACATTCAGATTTGCGAATTCATAGAGAATGGAAAGATGGAGTCTGGAAGATGGCAGATAAG GTGAAGCCTGATAAGAAAAGGAAAGCTGCTGCCTCATCACAAAATTCAGGAATGgataatgttttcctaagaagGAGCGAGAGGGTGCCTAAACGATCTAGAGACACAAAAACTCCATTCAAGTCTGACAGAAATCCGGCTTTAACTGTAATACCTGAGATTATACCTGCAGTTGATCCGTTTTCAACTCCTGCGGAACATAAGCTTTCAAGGCTTCAAAATTGGATGACATTAAAGCCCGGCATGCATGAAAC GTCCCTATCAATCAATGATAATAAGATAAGGAAATCTTTCTTTCAAAGCATGGAAAATGCAAAAAAGGACCTTAAGAAAGAG cacatTGATGGAGCCTTTGCAATGCTAAATTGCAGAAGAAATGAGAATGCTGCTTGGTTCCACAACTACAAGATTCCAAAGGCGTGCTTCCTACCTATGGAGTTCTTGCATTGCTTGCTCTCTGATGATTTGGCttacaagaaagaaaaggtcaaaggtaaaaagattttcaacgatttatttaaagatactGTGAGAGGGAAGGTATATCCAGAGAAGACATGGGGAGAAGATGTTGATGTTGTGTATGGGATTACTCTTGGAAAAAAAAGCAATGTCTGGATTGGGATGGAAattcatttgaagaagaaaagaatcacaGTATATGATTGTTTTCAAAAGGAAAGCAACAGCATTGATATTCCTCAAGTGAAAAAGTTGGCAG TGTTGATTTCTAATCTGCTGGTGGAATCTTCTGGTGATGAGGTAGATAAGGTGAAGATGATTCCATTTGAGATTGAGCAGGCACAAGGTTTACCCAAGACAAAACATCCTTTCAACTGTGGGATATTTCTTGTCAAGATTCTGGAGTGCCAGTCATTGAAGATAGGAGACATGACAAAGATTAATGATGACAATGCATTGGAGCTAAGGAGAACCTTGTCTTGTGAGATCTTCAACCAATTTGTGGATGAGAGCTTTGGGAAATGA
- the LOC111206768 gene encoding uncharacterized protein LOC111206768 isoform X3 yields MGDSVPLKLALPELKYPIGSQPKEKSAINQYSGSDYISIVKSILKPDEMIRVRGSFLGPIMKLSERGLKLSAKIVYAILTRSIVSVKENEAWFHFGAQPMRFSIREFHMMTGLKCSGALEGPRRETERFNWELLKGRSHKLSDVVDQLRNTREDASEERVCLAMLILVESILLRKSKGGSFPLEYAKNAQDMTYPWGKEAYIVLLKSIQNAVANHLENKSKFELQGYPLVFLLWILESIPLLRNKFSKCVPTVEVPGPTYLCEKYTEIENPSLDRVLQVEADTKLKVHCILPSIPHDPEDDISIEDKYSDELETVKDVTKKGYKITADDWENRCVDTFDTLDALIQMMANKETGQASTPIDEDSVNEKVNRIITVMEENLKSMKDRMSLLEEENIHLRARVSELEGNSNVFPTNVTQKRSSGTPLSPMSHTQPSSGTPLSPMSHTQPSSETPLSPMSQQPNLTHEETMIESAASPKSQQNEDYTQSSSETPLSPMSQQPNLTNEDTMNESDDETPALDTQVFSPNLTKEKETETSTGERPSNPNQDGKPDDEIVIESPAAQTQVLQKETLEMNETPSSPISPKSIEAQVFTPIQKQQTVTEETYEATQPLTEIISANNKKEDTHAVHYRPSSPLSSLIALVIEENKNALSETETATQYFSTSEGEHSQSSRKNQAEEYLKDTTEPTTELVSTDVSKTQPLTPQTQHLQTSEGDQSDETPSEQNQAEENLKDTTEPTTELVSTYVSKMPPITQQTEHLQTSAIDFSEKNEVEVSRLLAHFQIGAEVEILSTDDEIWYPGKVVDLKLCEGLEELTVEYTTLFTDQHRLQKLQDTITADKIRPATPTSDQKSFEMMDKVEAFYNNGWSSGQISMVLGDNTYSVCLYTSMETILFKHSDLRIHREWKDGVWKMADKVKPDKKRKAAASSQNSGMDNVFLRRSERVPKRSRDTKTPFKSDRNPALTVIPEIIPAVDPFSTPAEHKLSRLQNWMTLKPGMHETSLSINDNKIRKSFFQSMENAKKDLKKEHIDGAFAMLNCRRNENAAWFHNYKIPKACFLPMEFLHCLLSDDLAYKKEKVKGKKIFNDLFKDTVRGKVYPEKTWGEDVDVVYGITLGKKSNVWIGMEIHLKKKRITVYDCFQKESNSIDIPQVKKLAVLISNLLVESSGDEVDKVKMIPFEIEQAQGLPKTKHPFNCGIFLVKILECQSLKIGDMTKINDDNALELRRTLSCEIFNQFVDESFGK; encoded by the exons atgggAGATTCAGTACCTCTAAAACTAGCACTGCCAGAGCTGAAGTATCCTATTGGTTCACAGCCAAAGGAAAAGTCAGCAATCAACCAATACTCTGGTTCAGATTATATCTCTATTGTCAAAAGCATCCTAAAACCAGATGAGATGATAAGAGTCCGAGGATCATTTCTGGGACCTATAATGAAGCTCAGTGAGAGAGGATTGAAGTTATCAGCAAAGATAGTCTACGCCATTCTCACTAGAAGCATCGTTTCTGTCAAGGAGAATGAAGCCTGGTTCCATTTCGGTGCGCAGCCAATGAGGTTCTCTATAAGAGAATTTCATATGATGACAGGCTTGAAATGTAGTGGTGCATTAGAAGGACCACGAAGGGAAACCGAGAGATTTAATTGGGAATTGCTAAAGGGGCGTAGTCATAAGTTAAGTGACGTGGTGGACCAGCtcagaaacacaagagaagatgcTTCTGAGGAGAGAGTATGCCTCGCAATGCTCATCCTGGTAGAGAGCATATTATTGCGGAAGAGCAAAGGAGGGAGTTTTCCTTTGGAATATGCGAAAAATGCACAGGATATGACATATCCATGGGGAAAAGAGGCTTACATTGTGCTCCTGAAGTCAATTCAAAACGCTGTCGCGAATCATTTGGAGAATAAATCCAAATTTGagttgcaaggttatcctctagTATTCCTTCTTTGGATACTAGAGTCGATTCCTTTGCTAAGGAATAAGTTCAGTAAGTGTGTACCAACAGTTGAGGTTCCTGGGCCGACTTACTTGTGTGAAAAATACACTGAGATAGAGAATCCATCACTTGATAGGGTTTTACAGGTTGAAGCTGATACAAAG CTGAAGGTCCATTGCATACTACCTTCTATTCCTCATGATCCAGAAGATGATATCTCCATTGAAGACAAATATAGTGACGAGTTGGaaacagtgaaagatgtaaCAAAGAAAGGGTACAAGATTACAGCCGATGACTGGGAAAATAGGTGTGTAGACACATTTGACACATTGGATGCTCTTATTCAAATGATGGCAAATAAGGAGACTGGCCAAGCTTCTACTCCGATTGATGAGGATTCAGtaaatgaaaaagtgaacaggatCATCACGGTAATGGAGGAGAATCTGAAGAGCATGAAGGATCGAATGTCATTActggaagaagaaaacatacaTCTTAGAGCTCGTGTGTCAGAGTTGGAAGGAAACAGCAATGTTTTTCCCACTAACGTGACACAAAAG CGATCCAGTGGgacacctttatctccaatgtctcacaCGCAACCATCCAGTGGgacacctttatctccaatgtctcacacgcaaccatcgagtgagacacctttatctccaatgtctcaacagcctaatttgacacatgag GAGACAATGATTGAATCAGCTGCATCTCCAAAGTCTCAACAAAATGAG GATTACACGCAATCATCGAGTGAGacgcctttatctccaatgtctcaacagcctaatttgacaaatgag GACACAATGAATGAATCAGATGATGAAACTCCTGCCCTTGATACTCAAGTATTCTCTCCTAATCTGACaaaagag AAAGAAACAGAAACGTCTACCGGTGAGAGGCCATCCAATCCTAATCAAGATGGAAAACCAGATGATGAG ATTGTGATTGAGTCACCTGCTGCTCAGACTCAAGTTTTGCAAAAAGAAACACTGGAAATGAATGagacaccttcttctccaatatCTCCAAAGAGTATTGAGGCTCAAGTTTTTACTCCAATTCAGAAACAGCAg aCGGTAACAGAGGAAACGTATGAGGCTACACAGCCATTGACTGAGATCATTTCAGCAAACAATAAAAAG GAGGATACACATGCTGTGCATTACAGACCTTCCTCTCCATTGTCTTCACTAATTGCACTAGTtattgaagaaaataagaatgctttg AGTGAGACAGAAACTGCGACCCAATATTTTTCTACAAGTGAAGGAGAGCATTCACAATCAAGCAGAAAGAATCAAGCGGAAGAATATCTCAAGGATACTACAGAACCTACTACTGAGCTAGTTTCCACAGATGTTTCGAAGACACAGCCTCTTACTCCGCAAACACAGCACCTTCAGACAAGTGAGGGAGATCAATCCGATGAGACACCATCAGAGCAGAATCAAGCAGAAGAAAATCTCAAGGATACTACAGAACCTACTACTGAGCTAGTTTCCACATATGTTTCGAAGATGCCGCCTATTACTCAGCAAACAGAGCATCTTCAGACAAGTGCTAtagatttttcagaaaaaaacgaG GTTGAAGTAAGCAGGCTTCTAGCTCACTTTCAAATAGGCGCAGAGGTTGAAATTTTGTCTACTGATGACGAAATATGGTATCCAGGAAAGGTTGTTGATCTTAAACTGTGTGAAGGACTAGAGGAGCTGACAGTTGAGTACACGACACTCTTCACAGACCAACATAGACTTCAGAAACTTCAGGATACTATCACGGCTGACAAAATACGTCCTGCAACACCAACTAGTGACCAAAAATCCTTTGAGATGATGGATAAGGTAGAAGCCTTCTACAACAATGGCTGGAGCAGCGGACAAATTAGCATGGTACTTGGTGATAACACATACTCGGTGTGTCTCTATACTTCTATGGAAACTATTCTATTCAAACATTCAGATTTGCGAATTCATAGAGAATGGAAAGATGGAGTCTGGAAGATGGCAGATAAG GTGAAGCCTGATAAGAAAAGGAAAGCTGCTGCCTCATCACAAAATTCAGGAATGgataatgttttcctaagaagGAGCGAGAGGGTGCCTAAACGATCTAGAGACACAAAAACTCCATTCAAGTCTGACAGAAATCCGGCTTTAACTGTAATACCTGAGATTATACCTGCAGTTGATCCGTTTTCAACTCCTGCGGAACATAAGCTTTCAAGGCTTCAAAATTGGATGACATTAAAGCCCGGCATGCATGAAAC GTCCCTATCAATCAATGATAATAAGATAAGGAAATCTTTCTTTCAAAGCATGGAAAATGCAAAAAAGGACCTTAAGAAAGAG cacatTGATGGAGCCTTTGCAATGCTAAATTGCAGAAGAAATGAGAATGCTGCTTGGTTCCACAACTACAAGATTCCAAAGGCGTGCTTCCTACCTATGGAGTTCTTGCATTGCTTGCTCTCTGATGATTTGGCttacaagaaagaaaaggtcaaaggtaaaaagattttcaacgatttatttaaagatactGTGAGAGGGAAGGTATATCCAGAGAAGACATGGGGAGAAGATGTTGATGTTGTGTATGGGATTACTCTTGGAAAAAAAAGCAATGTCTGGATTGGGATGGAAattcatttgaagaagaaaagaatcacaGTATATGATTGTTTTCAAAAGGAAAGCAACAGCATTGATATTCCTCAAGTGAAAAAGTTGGCAG TGTTGATTTCTAATCTGCTGGTGGAATCTTCTGGTGATGAGGTAGATAAGGTGAAGATGATTCCATTTGAGATTGAGCAGGCACAAGGTTTACCCAAGACAAAACATCCTTTCAACTGTGGGATATTTCTTGTCAAGATTCTGGAGTGCCAGTCATTGAAGATAGGAGACATGACAAAGATTAATGATGACAATGCATTGGAGCTAAGGAGAACCTTGTCTTGTGAGATCTTCAACCAATTTGTGGATGAGAGCTTTGGGAAATGA